In Callospermophilus lateralis isolate mCalLat2 chromosome 19, mCalLat2.hap1, whole genome shotgun sequence, the following are encoded in one genomic region:
- the Il27 gene encoding interleukin-27 subunit alpha, whose translation MGQTAGDLGWRLSLLLLSLLLVQAGVWGFPRPPGSPPVSLQELRREFTVSLHLAKKLLSEVRGQAHRFAESRLPGVRLDLLPLGEQLPNVSLTFQAWRHLSDPERLCFLSMMLQPFHALLGGLGRQGGWTSSERMQLWALRLDLRDLQWHFRFQVLAAGFNLPQEEEEEEEEEGKGLLPGAPGDSAPASAQVSWPQLLYTYQLLRSLELALSRAVRDLLLLSKAGHPGLSWGSQHPDPSPDGAIF comes from the exons ATGGGCCAGACGGCAGGCGACCTTGGCTGGC GGCTCAGCCTGTTACTGCTCTCCTTGCTTCTGGTGCAAGCTGGTGTCTGGGGATTCCCAAGGCCCCCAGGGAGCCCCCCTGTGAGCCTGCAGGAGCTGCGCAGGGAGTTCACGGTCAGCCTGCATCTTGCCAAGAAGCTGCTCTCTGAGGTCCGGGGCCAGGCTCATCGCTTT GCTGAATCTCGGCTGCCAGGAGTGAGGCTGGACCTGCTGCCCCTGGGAGAGCAGCTCCCCAATGTTTCCTTGACCTTCCAGGCCTGGCGCCACCTCTCT GACCCAGAGCGACTCTGCTTCCTCTCCATGATGCTTCAGCCCTTCCATGCCCTGCTGGGAGGCCTGGGGAGGCAGGGCGGCTGGACCAGCTCAGAGAGGATGCAGCTGTGGGCCCTGCGGCTAGATCTCCGGGACCTGCAGTGGCATTTCCGCTTCCAG GTGCTGGCTGCAGGATTCAACCTGccccaggaggaagaggaagaggaggaggaggaggggaaggggctGCTCCCAGGGGCTCCAGGGGACTCTGCTCCAGCGTCGGCCCAGGTGTCCTGGCCCCAGCTGCTCTACACCTACCAGCTGCTGCGCTCCCTGGAGCTTGCCTTGTCCCGGGCTGTGCGGGACTTGCTGTTGCTGTCCAAGGCCGGGCACCCAGGCCTGAGTTGGGGCTCTCAACACCCAGATCCCAGCCCGGATGGAGCGATCTTTTAG
- the Cln3 gene encoding battenin — MGGCEGSRWRLLDSVREETTSEPQAPLLERQSAHWKNAVGFWLLGLCNNFSYVVMLSAAHDILRHERASGNQSHVDPSPMPIPHNSSSRFDCNSLSTAAVLLADILPTLIIKLLAPLGLHLLPYSPRVLVSGVCSAGSFILVAFSHSVAISLCGVVLASISSGLGEVTFLSLTAFYPRAVISWWSSGTGGAGLLGALSYLGLTQAGLSPQHTLLSMLGIPALLLASYFLLLTSPEPQDPGGEDEAETAARQPLIGSETSESKPGSSWNLSLQERWIVFKGLLCYIVPLVLVYFAEYFINQGLFELLFFRNTSLSHAQQYRWYQMLYQAGVFASRSSLRCFHIRFIWVLALLQCLNLAFLLADVLLTFLPSIYIVFLIILYEGLLGGAAYVNTFHNIALETSDQHREFAMAAACISDTLGISLSGVLALPLHDFLCQLP, encoded by the exons ATGGGAGGCTGTGAGGGCTCCAGGTGGCGCCTTTTGGATTCCGTGA GGGAGGAGACCACCTCTGAGCCCCAAGCCCCTCTGTTGGAACGTCAGAGTGCCCATTGGAAGAATGCGGTGGGCTTTTG GCTCCTGGGCCTTTGCAACAATTTCTCCTACGTGGTGATGCTCAGTGCGGCCCACGACATCCTTAGACACGAGAGAGCCTCTGGGAACCAGAGCCAT GTAGACCCAAGCCCGATGCCCATCCCCCACAATAGTTCATCTCGATTCGACTGCAACTCTCTCTCCACAGCT GCAGTGCTCCTGGCTGACATCCTCCCTACCCTCATCATCAAATTGCTGGCTCCTCTAGGCCTTCATCTGCTGCCCTACAG CCCCCGGGTGCTCGTCAGTGGGGTTTGTTCTGCGGGCAGCTTTATCTTGGTTGCCTTTTCTCACTCAGTGGCGATCAGCCTGTGCG GTGTGGTCTTGGCCAGCATCTCATCAGGTCTGGGGGAGGTCACCTTCCTCTCACTCACTGCCTTCTACCCCAG GGCTGTGATCTCCTGGTGGTCCTCGGGCACTGGGGGAGCAGGACTGCTGGGGGCCCTGTCCTACTTGGGCctcacccaggctggcctctccCCACAGCACACCCTGCTCTCCATGCTGGGGATCCCTGCCCTGCTGCTGGCCAG CTATTTCTTGTTGCTCACATCTCCCGAGCCCCAGGACCCTGGAGGTGAGGACGAGGCAGAGACCGCAGCTCGGCAGCCCCTCATAGGCTCGGAAACCTCAGAGTCAAAGCCAG GCTCCAGCTGGAACCTGTCCCTCCAGGAAAGGTGGATCGTGTTCAAG GGTCTGCTGTGCTACATCGTGCCCTTGGTGCTGGTCTACTTTGCTGAGTATTTTATCAACCAGGGGCTG TTTGAGCTTCTGTTTTTCCGGAACACATCCCTGAGTCATGCTCAGCAGTATCGCTG GTACCAGATGCTGTACCAGGCTGGCGTCTTCGCCTCCCGCTCTTCTCTCCGTTGCTTTCACATCCGCTTCATCTGGGTCCTGGCCCTGCTGCAG TGCCTCAACCTGGCCTTCCTACTGGCAGATGTGCTGTTGACCTTCCTGCCGAGCATCTATATCGTCTTCTTGATCATCCTCTACGAGGGGCTCCTGGGGGGCGCGGCCTACGTGAACACCTTCCACAACATTGCTCTGGAG ACCAGTGACCAGCACCGAGAATTTGCCATGGCAGCCGCCTGTATCTCTGACACCCTGGGGATCTCCCTGTCAGGGGTCCTGGCCCTGCCTTTGCATGACTTCCTCTGCCAGCTGCCCTGA
- the Apobr gene encoding apolipoprotein B receptor codes for MDFLRLHLPGLHQALRGALDSFSAFLSYLIGDEVPTVQQEAQVAKELQEVAAGKPEKTVEEEAQEALEGLRDHRSQGFGEPGGPGEAGRCPEGSSAAEQTWGRGKGSSQGSQADRQDTESQEAARASGDQEPSAPLEAGKKSEAGSRAQQDRSGHSKEGQDPGEQEVSRGETPRNWEHEEEEKEEEVRVTEPGMARGVESEWTWHQEPEVKAGSSGQKVAGDSRETEQVVSKAAAETENFEVRGPGREEEGVVVVRNGQSIGTQGTGVESEDWAALGREEARITSSDREQVGAALAREESDLPGVRETKYGPVPGERIPEVTGIKIQEEEKGETEVKLFPQETPVLGTEAVEGQTAGREAEGPESEEEAGEGFEGDIDQHGKEAEGRQDVQIRAEGACPEEEEEVQAKGDWEEEGSCLAAEAELALDKEAPGDDDLEAAPEARPGEEFVEERSKEAQRSQETLEEEWEDLKFKVTKGQEPELMGGVLTPTEQPEEGQGVQEELGRVSDLRKEEMEGRLEEHSRHTGSMDPEVPEGEDWENQRRRDRESSNTQEEKTDTEDGEEESTGGQALEAKAKGGWESDLSEIQGYAAQEGEGFVAENQELQEIQGEEAEKGQSPGETEARETEDSEVEALGPSEADLTSRGGWRLEEAALGLQNQEDAQTSFLAPEIVEDEAVLAVRAAGAEEGPEFQESGAVWVGEYGRGWNSEGREEAEGEAELVEAAEGGNQGGQDLGLEGSAGEEVTGRDGEAEAFEARAGDQAGVGGPSMVEGSGGVEGVTSGSQAARAEGAEAKVEAEGFLGEQLLEEAGGWQAGEQGTDSEGQCEDHHPEGEGQRLPHVEDTGTGGQRSEAKETDPEGLEDVQGQEVQLTRQGLVEVLPGPSDTTEAAGSARGDTHSSWCEALLPGPLLDVSVPRSRALLSRSSSQRRSRPSFRRVQASEEPEDPPSPRPEEGLSAPEQRPLQLEEAPEPSPPRPEGTPVPARRKTLGLGFGLAHPGMMQELQARLGRPKPQ; via the exons aTGGACTTCCTCCGGCTACACCTCCCTGGGCTGCATCAGGCCTTGAGGGGGGCACTG GATTCCTTCAGTGCCTTTTTGTCCTACCTCATAGGAGATGAGGTCCCCACTGTACAGCAGGAGGCACAGGTAGCCAAAGAACTGCAGGAGGTAGCAGCAGGAAAGCCAGAGAAGACTGTAGAGGAGGAAGCCCAGGAGGCCCTGGAAGGCCTTAGAGACCACCGGAGCCAGGGGTTTGGGGAGCCAGGAGGGCCTGGAGAGGCCGGGAGATGCCCAGAGGGAAGCTCCGCTGCAGAACAGACCTGGGGCCGGGGAAAAGGTAGCTCCCAGGGCTCTCAAGCAGATAGGCAGGACACTGAGTCCCAGGAGGCAGCCAGGGCTTCTGGGGACCAGGAGCCAAGTGCACCCCTGGAGGCTGGGAAGAAGTCTGAGGCAGGGTCCAGGGCTCAGCAAGACAGGAGCGGTCACTCCAAGGAAGGACAGGATCCTGGTGAGCAGGAAGTGAGCAGAGGGGAGACACCGAGAAACTGGGAacatgaggaggaggagaaggaggaagaggtcaGGGTGACAGAGCCAGGGATGGCCAGGGGGGTGGAGTCAGAGTGGACCTGGCACCAAGAGCCTGAGGTGAAGGCGGGCAGTAGCGGGCAGAAGGTGGCAGGGGACAGCAGGGAGACAGagcaagtggtttccaaggcagctgCAGAAACTGAAAACTTTGAGGTCAGAGGGcctgggagggaagaagagggggtgGTAGTGGTGAGGAATGGCCAAAGCATAGGGACACAGGGGACAGGGGTAGAGTCTGAGGACTGGGCAGCCTTGGGCAGAGAAGAGGCCAGAATAACCTCCTCAGACAGGGAGCAGGTCGGGGCTGCTTTAGCCAGGGAAGAGTCTGACCTCCCAGGAGTCAGGGAGACCAAATATGGGCCAGTCCCAGGAGAAAGGATCCCGGAAGTTACTGGGATCAAGATTCAAGAAGAGGAGAAGGGAGAGACTGAAGTGAAGCTTTTCCCTCAAGAGACCCCGGTCCTGGGCACTGAGGCAGTTGAGGGCCAGACAGCAGGGAGGGAGGCAGAAGGCCCCGAGTcagaggaggaggcaggggagggCTTTGAGGGGGACATCGATCAGCACGGGAAAGAGGCCGAAGGGAGGCAAGACGTGCAGATCAGGGCTGAGGGAGCTTgtccggaggaggaggaggaggtacaaGCCAAGGGGGactgggaggaggaagggagtTGCCTGGCCGCAGAGGCTGAGCTGGCCCTGGACAAAGAGGCTCCAGGTGATGATGACTTGGAGGCAGCCCCAGAGGCCAGGCCTGGTGAAGAGTTTGTTGAGGAGAGAAGTAAGGAGGCTCAGAGGAGCCAAGAAACATTGGAGGAGGAGTGGGAAGACCTCAAATTCAAGGTCACCAAAGGCCAGGAGCCTGAGCTGATGGGAGGTGTCCTGACCCCAACAGAGCAACCTGAGGAAGGACAGGGGGTTCAGGAAGAACTCGGGAGAGTTTCAGACCTGAGGAAAGAGGAGATGGAAGGGAGGCTGGAGGAACATTCCAGGCACACGGGGTCTATGGATCCTGAGGTCCCCGAGGGAGAAGACTGGGAAAACCAGAGGAGAAGAGACAGGGAAAGTAGTAACACCCAGGAGGAAAAAACAGATACTGAAGATGGGGAGGAGGAGAGCACAGGAGGTCAGGCACTGGAGGCCAAGGCCAAAGGAGGCTGGGAGTCTGACTTGTCAGAGATCCAAGGATATGCAGCACAGGAGGGGGAGGGCTTTGTAGCAGAAAACCAGGAGCTGCAGGAAATTCAAGGGGAAGAGGCAGAGAAAGGCCAGTCACCAGGAGAAACAGAGGCCAGAGAAACTGAGGATAGCGAAGTGGAGGCCTTAGGACCATCGGAGGCAGACCTCACATCCAGGggaggctggaggctggaggAGGCAGCTCTGGGCCTCCAGAACCAGGAGGATGCACAGACCAGTTTTTTGGCTCCTGAGATTGTGGAGGATGAGGCAGTCCTGGCTGTGAGGGCTGCTGGGGCTGAGGAAGGGCCAGAATTCCAGGAGTCTGGGGCAGTTTGGGTGGGGGAGTATGGGAGAGGCTGGAACTCAGAAGGGAGAGAGGAGGCTGAGGGAGAGGCAGAGCTGGTGGAGGCTGCAGAGGGAGGGAACCAAGGTGGGCAAGATTTGGGCCTAGAAGGCTCAGCAGGGGAGGAGGTGACTGGCAGAGATGGTGAAGCAGAGGCTTTTGAGGCCAGGGCTGGAGATCAGGCAGGGGTCGGGGGACCTTCCATGGTAGAAGGAAGTGGTGGGGTGGAGGGCGTTACCTCAGGCTCCCAGGCAGCAAGAGCAGAGGGCGCTGAAGCCAAAGTGGAGGCTGAGGGGTTCCTGGGAGAGCAGCTGTTGGAAGAGGCTGGGGGCTGGCAAGCCGGAGAGCAGGGGACAGACAGTGAGGGGCAGTGTGAggaccaccaccctgagggagaaGGACAAAGGCTGCCGCATGTGGAGGACACTGGGACTGGAGGCCAGAGGTCAGAGGCCAAGGAGACTGATCCAGAAGGCCTGGAGGATGTTCAAGGCCAGGAGGTGCAGCTGACACGGCAGGGCCTTGTGGAGGTCCTGCCTGGGCCCTCGGACACTACTGAGGCTGCAGGAAGTGCCAGAGGGGACACTCACAGCAGCTGGTGTGAG GCCTTGCTTCCTGGGCCCCTCCTGGATGTCTCTGTCCCGAGGAGCCGCGCCCTCCTCTCCCGAAGCTCCTCACAGCGTCGCTCTCGGCCCTCTTTCCGGCGAGTCCAGGCCTCTGAGGAGCCGGAGGACCCTCCTAGCCCGAGGCCCGAGGAGGGACTATCAGCCCCTGAGCAGAGGCCACTCCAGCTGGAGGAGGCCCCAGAACCAAGCCCCCCGAGACCTGAAGGGACCCCAGTGCCAGCCAGGAGAAAGACTTTGGGACTCGG GTTTGGCCTGGCACACCCGGGCATGATGCAGGAGCTACAAGCCCGCCTGGGTCGGCCGAAGCCCCAGTGA